DNA from Alnus glutinosa chromosome 2, dhAlnGlut1.1, whole genome shotgun sequence:
ctccttattttcacttcttccCGAAAAAGttaacatcaaaatattcaacttttttttttcactttttacgtcaaattaatcatttttattactattcaaataaataaaaaaaattcatttttctatacaaatcctttctactttatattatattattcacttcttattactattcaaaataaaaaaaaaaaaaaaaaaaatcatttcaacaatctttaccaaacacacccgttgacttctttttttagagaaatgaaaataatggGAGGATAGTGTTGCTAAACACACCTTTAACTTttatcataaatattttcttgcaaATTGACATGACAGTCTATGATTAAGAAAATGATGAAGCAAAAAATCGAACTTATCAACTATACACTTTTAACTAATTATGAACTATCATATTACTTCgtaagaaaattatgataacaACTATAGTACTcaaatcaatgaaatcattttcctaatatCTTGCCAAAAATGCTGAAATTTTGCATGGTGTTAAGCGAATTGGCATGCCTAATGTGTGTCCCAGCTAATAGACACAGATTGCCTATTCAGTTGAAACCACTTCTCTTCATGCATTAAAGCCACAAGAGGCTgcaattttgggttttttagaTAATCTAGATCTCCTTCATTCCACCATAGGTTCTTATAGTCAGCAAATTCAATCAAATGGGAATTATGGCAAATTTTGAAGGGGTGGAAAAACCCATAAACTGCAAATAAAGCAACATTGAAAACAATTATTGATAAGAGACCAAAGGCAATGGATAACAAACGTTACATCCCTTTGGTAGTATgcctaactttttctttttctttatcttttcttctttgtataatacaaagaaaaataagcaCAATAATATAGCCCAATCTGCCGAACAACTTTCAAGATCATTGgaataatttagtttatttatcaTACTAACAATCTCGaacaaaatcagaaaaaatCAAAGTCAATCACTCTCTTAAATcaaagataaataaaatatcGTTACCACAATCATGAATTAATGTATAAATCAATCAAAACTGTAGCAATAGTTATAATTTTAGCGATGAATTACACTTTAATAACCAAAATCTCTGTACAATTGTTTCTATATCTTTCATCTGTAAACAAATACGAGAGAGATCAGAGCAGGGGAAGTAAATGAAGAACAGAATGTTCTGTTCTTCTCCCCCCATGACTTGTGAAAAGGCACATCACAAGTCACAAGACAGACGTGTTTGTCTATTGGCCCTGAGAATGCCTTTAATTTGCTAAACCAGAGACCCCCAGAGAAAGTCGCATCAAGCACGAAACGGCGAATTTTTACGTCTCCGATTTAATGCCTTCTGTGGTGGTTCCTTCCAAGGAAGCCTTCCATTATGACCTTCTTTTTGTGCTCTCTGGACTCTGTCTTTTCCAACTTGATCACACTTTCTTGTCTGCCATAACCCACCCGCCGGCGAGGCACAAAGTATGCACAAATTGACGCGAAAATAATAGCACAAACCCTTCCCCACAAGATTGTGATAATAAGGCTAATCACAAGCAAGAGTATGCCGGAGTTGAAACCAGAGCAACCCATTTCCACCTTCTTTGGCTTCTCCACAACGCCTTGAACTCGATGATTAATGCTACAATCTTGTTTCGTTGTGTCAGTCGAAGACCTGGAGGAACTCACCGATGATGAACGAAACGAAGATGAATGTGATGACCCAGAAGTGGTTGTAATTTCTTGATCGATATTAGTGTCCACCGACGCCCGATTCACTGATTTTTCGTCACACAAATCATGAGACCTTTCTGGTTTCACCAAAAGACTCTGCTTTCTGTCACGAAGTCTCTTCGTCTGTAAACAAAAAGATTATATTGACGatgatcatcaaaaaaaaaaaaaaaaaaactaccaaaCTTTTACCATTTCTCTGTATAGGAAAGATGGGGTTTTAGAGACTAACCAATAAGGTTTCAAACATCACGGCCTTAATCACCCGAGAGAGGTTTCGCTTTGGAGTCAACATTTGCTTCGTTTCCTCCTTGTTCTCCGCACTGATATACGGCAGACCTTCGGTGGCCGACCGGTCACCATCACCGACGCCTTCAGTCTCGAGAACAACTTCCATGTCGACAACTGGTCGAAAACAGAGCAAGAACCTGTTTCTTGAAACGTTCTTCATTGGCATCTATAAAAAAACCGACAGGGGGACTGATTGTTAAGGATGTTATTACGGTCTTGAAGAGCAAAAGAAACGGTAGCGCTTTGTTTTGGTTCGGCAATTTTGTGTGTGTTTCAATTGTAGTTAGATTTTATGTATGTGTTGgggtttttctctctcttgacCAAAGAAACAGATTGGTTGGGATTTTCAGTTTGAGGGGAGAATGGGCAGCTTCTGGGGCTGCCCGTGAGGGACAGGTAGGTGTTGGTGAAAAGGGGGAGATTAGTATTATTGCATTGTTGGGGAGGTTGTGATTTGAGGGGGGCTTAAATGGCCGTCCGTTGAATTTTTTTGGACACGGTCCAATGAAGAGATAAGTAAAGATCCTGTAGGAAGTGAAACGACcatataagaaaaattaatttgaccAGTTCAAtccatcaatatatatatatatatatatgaaaaattaaaatgcaatAATCCTTTCATTGCCttttgtaataaaatatgaatcaATTTATCCCTTTATCTAATCTTCTTCTGCTGTTGCTTTTCTGTAACCCATTTAGCTATTTCTGGCAATGTTTAAGATGACATGTGAACGcgatttaaatataatatgaattagTGAGTTAGAGTTTAGTGTAATACAGTTTGGGTCAAAATGGGTCGATTTAGTTACGTATGCATGATTAATAAATTGATTAAATTCGTGTTAATCCATTTAACCCGcatatttcataattaaattacaaattgattaTTAATTCTGTTTATGAATGAATGACCGGTTATGGATATTGATTATCAAAGTAATTTTGTCATCAATCTAGTTGTGAATGAGTATATTTGATGTAATTTACGCATTGTGCTAATTAAGTCAGATTAAGTATTTGTGTCAACTCAACCCATTTATATTAAAGAGGTTGAAATTAGTCGTATTCGTGTCACCTATTTAGTTAAACAAGTCATGCCAAAGATTGAAAggtttaaaataattaattaaatgggttgcgTTCATGTTAACGTATATAGTCATATATCCATGActtaacatgaaaaaaaaaaaaaaaaaattcaaactcatgAACTTGAATTGCCACTCCTAAACCCATCTTCGTATCTTAGCCGTTGTTTGAGACAATTCTATTAATCCTAAGAAATGTTGATTTCATATGGTAACAGTTTTGAAAACACTTTTCCATTTTAATaacaaaacacaatttttttttttttttcataaccatttattaacaaacaatttaaaatataaaactcttttcaaaacacaatacttttttatatgaatattttgagaaacatatgcttaatttttcaaatattggGATTAACTTActactttaaaaatattaaaagaattaAGAGAGGTGGTCACACGACCTCCTCCTATAGAGGGaaagggtggccgcgcggctgcCTATCAAGACTAATGCCATGTAAGCAATTTGCCATGTCACatgctaaaaaaataattttttgttttactacaaaaatattaaaatttgaaagaaaaagccAAAAATATTACCACCCCTACCTTTGCCAAGGGGGGAGGGGGCACCCCTTTCAATGGGGTGGCTTgcacagccacccccaaacagTGGGGGTAGCCTATGTGGCCACTCTCAAATAGTTGTTCAAGGCACTCCTTTGGTGTGGTCGCACGAACCACTTCTGTTGGAAGCAGCCATGTGAGCCACCCTTTTCACTGACAGAGTGAGCCACCCCTTTCTTTTGAGATGGCTGCGCGAATCACtcttgtttgtgtttttgttaaaataagcatgtttaacatttttttttatttgaaaatataaaacaattttCTTAAGTGGATTTcatagaaaacattttttcaaacgtGAACTCCacataaaaatagtaaaaaaaaaacattttcaaaccaaaattaaaaaaatacttttcaaaaccaTCATCACATatactctttttattttgttcaatTTGGGTAAAatggataaagaaaaaaaaacgtggATAAGCTTATAAAgtaaattaaagggttaatAAATAGCCAAAATGCTATGCCTTTTTCTCCTAATCTTTTGCTTTCAAGTCCATATCATGCAACATAGCCATGAAATAAGTTTTGTCATCATGTGGCAATTAAATGATCGATCGTAACATGCTTCATACATTAACTTTCAATATTAGGTGGACATTATTCTTCTTCCAATGTGAACAAGGAGAAATGATAGACAGGAGACATTTGGCCGTTCCCGGTCCagcttttaataataaaaaaatgtattatgcattttttttttgtatttatcctttattatttttttcatttttttctttttaaaaatatttttttaatattaaaagctGGACAGGGGACGGTCAAAtgtcccctgcctatcatttcTCGTGAACAAGATGTACCATTATCTTGACATGTACGTGTCTCATGTAGGGATCACCACACGCATTCAGTGCATCTCTAATAAATCCCACATACATGATATATGCCCTACTTCAACACATCCTGAATCGAACTTTTTCGGGTGAATTCTTACATGCTAGTAAGCTAGAACGATTATCAGGTGTCGTGCAAGATTACACACTTATTGGCACACTAAAGACATTATAAATTCTTCGTCGAGAACAATGAAACAGTTAAAATGATATCGTGAGGCAATTACCTTATGGCCCAATTGGGGGTGTGGTTTGGGCACCAGTATCCTAACCCTGGCCATGAACTCCCGAACTTGCATTCTTAACATGGACCGACCCGATAAATATTTAGTATGTCATACTTGATGTCACATCATGGAAGGCAGTTACTTTTGTCATCTTGTAGAAGCATGTTTAATACCTATGCATAAGAGATTTCTTacatttttcttacaaaatatGGTCACTACAATTGCATCTTGACCAAACATAGAGGAGAAGTATTAAAAATTTTGGAAAGGCTACCatttttattgtaaaatatGATCCATATAATTGGATCTTGGAGAAATCTTAAAAATCAAATACAGAGATTCAGGAATGTCAAGTTTATACTTGGGCTTTAAAGCCTGGAGACCTTCCCATTAAATTCACATATGGTCTAAAAATCAATCTATAAGGATTAGTGAAGATTGAGAAAGTCTaaacgtcattttttttttggttcttttttcatacaattttttaaatcccaatcattaaatttatagaaCCTACACCTTCATCTATATAGATCCTAATTTTCTAAACATCTAATGGttggccttaaaaaaaaatttgtatgaaaTAATAAACGTAAGAAAGATAAAAAACagttctaaaaattaaaaatctttttttttttttttttttttttttttttttgcgcttGTGTTATGGCCATCAAACTAGAGaaaatctcttttattttatttttaaaaataaatatatttttgctcCTTATGatataataactttatttttttttatcttctgtGATTCATTTTGCATTGAGAATGATATTTTGTTTATCACTAACGACAAAAAAGATATCTCAAGAAGGATAAGGTGAAACGAGTTTATCACTAAGGCCCCGTTTTATTTGGAAAACTATAGGCTTTTAAGACATCTATACATATTTAGGGCCTGCAACATTTCTGACAGTCGGCCAAAGGATTCTGACGGCAATCTCACTGCAAAGGTAGGCTAGGAAAGGACCTCTCAGTCAAACTTGTCTCCTAATCATCATTCTCAACAGCCCTATAAAAGGTAGAACTATCCaggctatttttattttatttttgatacaCAAACTGAGCCAATCGATCGAAGACttacaatatataaatatattttaggagGAGGAGAAAATCCCATGTAGGCTATTACAGTCAGAtcctctcttcttttatttttttcttttatttatttatttattatattcaatATGGACATATGGTCATATCCTCTTAAACGTGTCCGACCATGACAACGAAAGACGATTGAAAATTGTGGAGAAAAATTCGTCTCATAATCCCTTCAATATTAATTGCACCAACTGCATTAGattctgctaaaaaaaaatgatgccaTTTCTTAATTCCTTGCAGCAATGGAAATTATGACTcaattgttgaaattttcaaatttcaagagTAAAATTTTTGGGGAGTTTAAACTCACTGTTATTGAAATCCTCTAGAGTCGGCTATCATtgttaaatatttgttttttttttttatatatatattattattattattaaagtaaaaatattaacacTCAAAGTGCAAAACATTTATtaacattaaaacatttttttaaaaaaataataataataatactcataaaaaaacattaacaaaccaATTTGCctatgttattttgtttttctcttcttaaacaaaaacatcaacaaacaatccaaatataatatacttttaaaaacataaaaaaataattttacttttatatcacatcaaaacattttttttttttttttaaaaaaataccattcaaaatacattaacaaacaaagtgGATTTTACCTCCCTCCTATAACAATAAGGTGTTGGAAATTCAAAACCCATTAAGTATATaattatcaaataataataataataataaaagacttGTGTTACACGAGCATATGGATGTACAATTGTATCCGGTTTCTCTTCTTCTAGTCACATGATTTTAGTCGTCATTATTTTTTCATTGCAAAAAATCACGTGCTTCTTACGATCtaagaaatatatatcaatttataaattagATACAAATTGTTATAACAAGTGACTCTTATTCTCTTAGGCATAGAGAATAATACCAAATGCTAATATAGATGCTAGTTTTCGGAGCGGAGCAAAGTGAACGTAGTCCGTacaattagaatttttttataagtatgaaATATAACCGTACTCCTGTAAACATAGACATATTGTCAGATCAcataaatttatacttttttttttttttttttttttttttttttttaattctgtaTTTATCTATCATTGCCCTAAACGGTAACATCACAAATAAATTTCTCCAACCCTATCTTATTGCCACGCCACTGCCTGGAGAATTTTCCACAAGTAACAAAGAGAGGTTTTTCAAAGCCTGGTTGGGAGTGTACTGCGTGTGTTTCCTTGTAATGTAGGCAACCTGCTATAATTGAAACTAGTATGTACGACAACAACAAGCCCTTAAATGCTTTACTTGTCCTAGTGTTCTGAATTgtgaaactattttttttttttttttttttacatgtccacgcAAGAGGGGGAGTGGATTCGAACCagtgacctccgctttatgAGGCGCGGTCTCCAACTGATTGAACTATCCCTTGGAGACTTCTGAATTGTGAAACTAGGGCTAAGGGCTGCAAGCTGACTAAAGGTGTTCCAGggagagaaattttttataaattgatttgtaataaattatttacaatttacATGGAAAGAGTAAtatgtgtcttttaaacattaaaatacgtgtcaattttaaatataatttgtataaaatttcctacaaacggTTTGAAAACAATTTCTGTCCATCTTTGAGTTTGGTTAGtacaaatattattattcatGGTTTGATTGTTTGGATTGAGATCTCCTGTAATTGGCAAGGAAGATTGAGGAAATCTTTTATAATTGGTTGTCCGAATCACATTTAATTCCATCGGTCAATTAAGAGAGGGTTCTATAAACACTCAACATTCAAAACACGCTATGGGACCAGATGTAAATGAAACTACTTTCATGTTGGAAGcaaaggtttaaaaaaaaaaaaaaactttttgcgGGGACAAAAAATTAACTAGAAAGTTGGATCATAAAAATACATACTTTAAAGTAGGGCCGACAAAACGGGTTTGCGAGTCGACTCGTTTATGACTGGTGGAAACCTGCAATCCGTTTAAGTTAGATCCAAACACGACtcatttatgtaattttatgatattttttttgatcTCTAGCTTCCTTGTGTGTTTCTAAAACTCCCATGGCTATGGTTACCTTAGCATCTGCTGTTAACACCGACCCGTCGTGAACTTTGCCCTTTGAAAATGACAGCAGCACCCTCTGCGATGCCTCTTTTTCTGCGTATTTGATCGACACATTAGAAACCTTTGTTCGTAAACTTGCTGACTCAAGTCGAAACCTCATGCCCTTCATCATGACCACCACTCATGGAGATCAGCAAGCCACgcggaaaggaaaaagaaagacaatGAAGAAATTGAAGTCTTTGGAGCATAGAAGTATTTCAAAGGAGGATGAAGAAATTGGAGTCTTTGGAGTAGAGGGTACTTCAAAGGAGGATTAATGGATGAGGATAATCCAAGAATTGCCAGCATGATCAATGCAAAGAAGCTCCTATACAAAAAAGCTGAACGAGTCGATCTGGACTCCAAGAAGTACAGAAGTCAGCCTCGAAGCACTCCCAGTGTTCAGTCTGAATCAAGTTGGAACAGCTAAAGCACGTTATTGTAGAATGTCCTGATAAATCCTTCAATGACTTAGTGCAGTCTCATTGCTTCTCTATTTCTCGATCTAAAATAAGTAACCAAACTcgttttatctagtttagctaacaagttttaaaaatattctttattaaattatgtatttttaactttatattatttaaatattattattattattattattattattattttatctttctttacCAAAACCCGAAACTCAAGCAAGGGTGCCAACAACACCGAAGTGAGAGCGAGCCCATCGTTCTTGCCATCACCAAACCAGAACCGGAACAAATTAACAACCTTCATCTTCAACGAAAATTAGACAAAATCAGAACAGATGAGGAAAACAGTAACGAGCGTTCATCTTTTCAAAGTAGCAAAAAACTGTACCAACTCATTTGAGAACATAGAGAATAATTAAAAGGATAATATCAAAAACCTCTATTGCAGCCTTCAAACTGAGACTGAAAGCACGCAGGGCTTGTGTTAGCTGATACCCATTACCCATGAACCGAAACTTGTGCCTCCTGTTGCTTCGATTCATCAGCTACCATGAATCAAGGTTTTGGTCAATGAAATATAGCAAAAGCTAGCTAGGTGGAAAAATCGGGGGATCCCAAGTGGGTAATCAACAAATCTACAGTATAGTTGACGGATTTGAAGAATAGAACAAAGGACAAAATGGGAGGACACTTCCTTTAGTTGGGTTCCCCGTCTAATCAAAGAGCCGAAGACTTTATGGCAGTTCTCTAaaatgaaaaactgaaaaacaaggAATATGCTTCAATTGCAAGtaatgagagaaagaagaagaagaagctagagCTATTCACATATGGGTGAAAAAAGATGTAGAGCCGAAAGAAAATATGAGGAAAACAGTAACGAGCATGAGAGAGAGACCCATCCGTCCTTTTCCACTTTTTTGTGGTGCAGAaacgataaaaaaaaataaataaaaaaaaaaacccatctttGAACTGTGCAATGCCACATGAGGcgttgcactattcacaaatgGATGAAAACACCATTTTAGATTTAGGATAGATTAGCcgatggagtttttttttttttttttggcttatctAAACTAGCCAAAAGTGAGAAATACATGATCCACTGTGAGTGCTCTTATACAAAAAAAGGTACGCAGAAAGACGATTCTTGTAGTTCTTGGTTCCTATCCCATttcctttaaaataataataataaaaaaaataatcgtgtctggcgggtcacccacgGGTGAACCGTGACATGACTCGTCAGACTGaaataaacgggtcgacccattTATGATTCAAGCCCTCTAATTTCGCATTGTATTCGTGTCAAGTTGctaggtcgtgtcaaaattgtcagCCCTACTTTAAAGGGTTtgtaaaaatgttttgtttgcCCCTGCGAACAGGTCTCATACCGCCTTGAACACGTGCTCGATAGGACTCTCTTTTATGTAGGAGTCCGGTAGGTTGCAATTTAGTCAACCAATTTGTAGCCAATTCCATACTTAATTGTTTTATagtcttaaaaaaaacaaaaaatcataaaaatttcttgcaggacgatttgatttcaaatatggGTTTCTGTACTCTTTTAGAAAAATCAAGAGCAAATTCAATGTTGTTGTGCAGTAGTTAGATATAGGGAAGTTATTAATAGCCAATTCAATGTTGATTTCAAACAATATTGTTGTTTCCACACATCGAGAAGGGCCAgaaggctcttttttttttttttttttttaaggtaaaatTGGATGACATTCGTTGAAATCAAGAAAGTACAACTTACTCTCCAAGTACCATGGAGAATgtttttatgttgattttttttttggaaaaaagtgaaaaagagagagaaggagaggggAGGGATCCGAGGGGAGAGGGTTTTATCAAACAAGAcctatattttcaaataaaacatgATATTCATTGGTCCACTTGCTCTAAGAATTGGTGAATTGCAGCTTTTGCTAAACATTATGCCTCTTTCTTAGTCTCCCTATTTGCATGCCGCACGTGTCATGACTGAAACCCGTGCAGCATAGTTTTCGCATTCTCTATCTGTTGCCCATACCTTCTCCAATAACGTTATGCCTTCCGCATAGCGTGTCCTATCTCCGATGGCCATGCCCCATTGCACCCCTTAAttcccaaaaaaggaaaaaaaaaaaaaaaaaaggaaaaaaaaattatgaaaaaataaaaatttagcgtAACGAATTCCTAAAATTTTAGGCGGGATGGGGATTGTAATTCTTTCTACTTCTCAGGGTATAATAACGGACCGAGAGGCCCGACTAGAAAGAATTGGTGGAGAAATTTTGTGTTATATATGGTAAGCTTTCTTCTATCCAACTTAGATATGGAACTTTACTAtttatttgtgaaaaaaaagagaaagagcgGGTTTTTAGCCCTAATCCCTGCCCATAAGAGCTTCGAACTccgtccttgccgagaaggttTCTACCTGAACAAATTCACAATTAGCAATTACACTTTATAGTatgctttcaaaaaaaagaaaaaagaccacGCTAAATAGCAAGCATGCACCGTACTGCTGGCTGTTGGGCCTTGGCAAATATGGATCCTCTGGGCCTTGTGAAAAGCATGGCCTTTGCCAGCCCAATCCACTACGATATAGACTTTAAACTAGTGACCCAATCAGGGCCTCAATAAAACAAGGAAGCcagtgtatatatgtatatacaagtAGAGCCGTGATTGAGTCGAATGAAGAAATAAATGattgattcatttaattttattttgagcaTAAGTAAAATTCGAGTTTATCATCGAGTTAAATAATTTGTTaagattcaatttatttatttattttttaatgaattggAACTTGTTTTCGAGCGACTTAAAtaacttattcattttttatataaagtaaataccaacattgtttgattttttcataaatcataattataatTAGTCACTTAATTGTTGTTAAGATTATATCATTCAAGTTATTAgataaattagtttttatttataaacttataaaaattaatatcatcaaccttatatttgtaataaatcctttttttttttttttattataaatcttctatttatattatatcttaTAACCTAATTATTTAGAATATTAAAGAATCCAATCTCAACTCTATATGCATGTTTTACAATATCTATATGTTTATATCAAGACTTATATTCTCAAGAATTCAAGTTATAATTATCTTATTAACTAGGAAGAGAATTAtcgtttatctttttatttaatatgttctCATTATAAAGTTCAAAACaatattgtaaaaataataaaaaataaagttatacaaACTTATATGGGCTGACCTGAGTTTATACAAATTCAGCTCGTTTATTAA
Protein-coding regions in this window:
- the LOC133861303 gene encoding uncharacterized protein At5g23160-like, whose amino-acid sequence is MPMKNVSRNRFLLCFRPVVDMEVVLETEGVGDGDRSATEGLPYISAENKEETKQMLTPKRNLSRVIKAVMFETLLTKRLRDRKQSLLVKPERSHDLCDEKSVNRASVDTNIDQEITTTSGSSHSSSFRSSSVSSSRSSTDTTKQDCSINHRVQGVVEKPKKVEMGCSGFNSGILLLVISLIITILWGRVCAIIFASICAYFVPRRRVGYGRQESVIKLEKTESREHKKKVIMEGFLGRNHHRRH